GATAATAGTTATTATAGCTCTTACGGTGTTGGGCTATTTTACTATAATAATGAGTGGAGAAATCTTTGAAACACATACATATTACCCAATGACAGTTGTGTTTAAGGATGTTGAAGGTTTGTCGGCAGATGATAAAGTGCGGGTTAATGGGGTGCTGTCGGGATATGTTGATACAGTAGAATTAATTGATAATAATGTTGTTGTAAAATTACGGTTATATAATCATTTTACGCTGTATGAAAATTATGAAATTATGGTACGAAATGAAACAGCTCTGGCTGGGAAGTATGTAAGTATTAATCCAGGAACACCTATGGACGAAAATGGCAAACAGTATGCAGTTATTACCACCAGGGACAATCTTGTGGGAACTGCAGTTACCGACCCTTTTACACTGCTTTCGCGTCTCATTGCTGATAATAGGGGAAATGTTAATGCCACTGTTAAGAATTTGCGTGATATAACTGATAAAATTAATTCGGGAAAAGGCACACTGGGCAAGATAATTAACGAAGATACTGTTCATGGACAGGCAACTGATTTGATCAAGCAATTGCAGGATACTATTGAAGATACCCGTGAACAGGCACCAATAACAAGCTTCCTGCGTGCTGCGTTAACAGCGTTTTAACAATATATGTTACAATCACGTTAAATTTTTCACAACGATAAAAAAAAATATTGGAATTTTACTTGCACCAAACTCATTGTTCTGAAGTTTTAATGGTTATTTTAATAAATTTTGATAAATTTTGATATAACGTATTTCAACACCACCTCACAGAAAGGAATGTTTACATGCCCAGGCGCACTGATATTAAAAAAATTTTGATAGTTGGTTCAGGACCAATTGTTATAGGGCAGGCGTGTGAATTTGATTATTCTGGTTCACAGGCCTGTAAAGCGTTACGGGAAGAAGGTTATGAGATAGTTCTGGTTAATTCCAACCCTGCAACGATAATGACCGACCCTGATATGGCTGATAAAACCTATATTGAGCCAATAACTCATGATATTGTAGCACACATTATTGAAAAGGAAAGACCTGATGCATTATTGCCTACCGTTGGAGGGCAGACTGCACTGAATATTGCTGTCCAGCTTCATGAAAGCGGGATATTACAAAAATTTGGTGTTGAACTGATAGGTGCAAAGATTGATGCCATAAAAAAAGCCGAGGACCGGGACCTCTTTAAAAAGGCAATGCTTGATATTGGGCTTCGGGTGCCAAATTCGGCACTGGCATCTTCAATTGATGAAGCTTTGAAGGTACTGGAAACCATTCCACTGCCCATTATTATCAGACCCGCCTTTACATTAGGTGGTACAGGTGGCAATATTGTGTATAATCAGGAAGACTTTGTTGAGCTTGTGCGTAAGGGATTGGATGAATCGCCAATAAGCCAGGTGTTGCTGGAAGAATCCGTCATTGGTTGGAAAGAGTTTGAGTTAGAGGTAATGCGTGACCTCAAAGATAATGTAGTTATTATATGTTCCATTGAAAACTTTGATCCAATGGGAGTTCACACCGGCGATTCCATAACTATTGCCCCCCAGCAAACCCTAACCGATAAGGAATATCAAAATTTGAGGGATATGGCTATCAAGATAATACGTGAGATTGGTGTGGAAACAGGCGGTTCCAATATTCAGTTTGCAGTAAATCCCAAAGATGGCAGGGTAATGGTTATTGAGATGAATCCCCGCGTCAGCCGAAGTTCTGCATTGGCTTCAAAAGCAACGGGCTTCCCCATTGCAAAGATTGCTGCAAAATTAGCTGTTGGGCTTACCCTTGATGAAATTGCAAATGATATTACCCGTGAAACACCTGCATGCTTTGAACCTACCATTGATTATGTTGTTACCAAGATTCCACGCTGGGCATTTGAAAAGTTTGAAGGTGCTGACACAACGCTTGGCACACAGATGAAATCAGTTGGTGAGGCAATGGCAATTGGGCGTACTTTCAAAGAATCATTTCAAAAAGCGCTGCGTTCGCTGGAAATTGACCGATATGGGTTTGGTTCGGATGGCAATTTGAAACTTGATGCACTTGTTGATGCAATTCCTGAGCGGCAAAGAAATGACATTATTGAACAGAATTTGCGCATTCCACGAGAACAAAGAGTGTTTTATATCAAGAAAGCTTTAGAGTTACAGTGGAGTGTTGAAAAAATCCATGAATTAACGTCAATAGATCCATGGTTTTTAAATCAATTAAAAGAGCTTGTGGAAGCAGAACGTGAATTTGTTGCACAGGCTAAACAGGGTTTGCAAAAAGATAATATTCTCAAAATGAAACAATTGGGTTACTCCGACAGGCAGCTTGCGTTTTTACTTCATAAAGATGAATTGAAAGCATTATACGATAAAGGCCTTGATGTGCAGAAAGACTATTCAAAGCGGTTGAATGAACTGGAAGACAGTATCAGGAAATTTAGATTTGAGCATGCGATAGTTCCTGGGTACAGGCTGGTTGACACCTGTGGAGGTGAATTTGAAGCATACACCCCGTATTACTACTCTTCGTATGATGATGAGGATGAAGCAAAGCATACAACAAAACGCAAGGTCATGATATTAGGTGGTGGCCCAAACCGTATTGGGCAGGGTATTGAGTTTGATTACTGTTGCTGTCATGCATCATTTGCATTACGAGAAGCAGGTGTGGAATCCATTATGGTAAACTCAAATCCTGAGACTGTCTCAACCGATTATGATACTTCAGACAGGTTGTACTTTGAGCCATTGACATTGGAAGATATACTGCATATCTATAACAATGAAAAACCTGATGGCGTTATAGTACAGTTTGGCGGGCAAACCCCTTTGCGGCTTGCACGCCGACTTGAAGCAAATAGCGTTAAAATTTTAGGTACATCTCCTGATTCCATAGACAGGGCTGAAGACAGACAGCGTTTTGCCCAGGTTGTAAATAAGCTTAAGCTTAATCAACCGGAAAATGGCATAGCATTCACTCGTGAAGAGGCAATTGAGCAGGCAACACGGATAGGGTATCCAGTACTTGTGCGTCCATCGTATGTACTGGGCGGAAGGGCAATGTCCATCATTTATGATGAAAAAAGCCTATTAGAGTATATAGTGTCTGCTGTGGAACTATCGCCTGAACATCCTATCCTTATTGATAAATTTTTAGAAGATGCTTTAGAGATAGATGTTGATGCGCTGTGTGATGGTACGGATGTATATATTGGTGGCATTATGGAGCATATTGAACTGGCAGGGATACATTCAGGTGATTCTGCATGCAGTTTACCACCCGTAAGCGTTCAACCTGCCATGATGCAAACAATTATTGAAACAACGACTGCACTGGCAAAGGAACTCAATGTTATTGGACTGATCAATATTCAGTTTGCTATAAAAAATGGCATTTTATATGTTCTGGAGGTTAATCCCCGTGCGTCCCGTACAGTGCCATTTGTGTCCAAAGCAACGGGCGTGCCGCTTGCAAAGATAGCGGTGTGGCTTATGCTTGGTAAGAAGCTAAGGGATTTTGGATTAATTCACATGAAAAAGATTCCCTATGTTAATGTAAAAGAAGCAGTATTGCCTTTCAACAAATTCCCTGGTGTTGATACGTTGTTATCTCCCGAAATGAGGTCAACTGGTGAGGTGATGGGCATTGCTGCACATTTTGGCGAAGCATT
This window of the Spirochaetota bacterium genome carries:
- a CDS encoding MlaD family protein → MKQEIAVGIIVIIALTVLGYFTIIMSGEIFETHTYYPMTVVFKDVEGLSADDKVRVNGVLSGYVDTVELIDNNVVVKLRLYNHFTLYENYEIMVRNETALAGKYVSINPGTPMDENGKQYAVITTRDNLVGTAVTDPFTLLSRLIADNRGNVNATVKNLRDITDKINSGKGTLGKIINEDTVHGQATDLIKQLQDTIEDTREQAPITSFLRAALTAF
- the carB gene encoding carbamoyl-phosphate synthase large subunit; this encodes MPRRTDIKKILIVGSGPIVIGQACEFDYSGSQACKALREEGYEIVLVNSNPATIMTDPDMADKTYIEPITHDIVAHIIEKERPDALLPTVGGQTALNIAVQLHESGILQKFGVELIGAKIDAIKKAEDRDLFKKAMLDIGLRVPNSALASSIDEALKVLETIPLPIIIRPAFTLGGTGGNIVYNQEDFVELVRKGLDESPISQVLLEESVIGWKEFELEVMRDLKDNVVIICSIENFDPMGVHTGDSITIAPQQTLTDKEYQNLRDMAIKIIREIGVETGGSNIQFAVNPKDGRVMVIEMNPRVSRSSALASKATGFPIAKIAAKLAVGLTLDEIANDITRETPACFEPTIDYVVTKIPRWAFEKFEGADTTLGTQMKSVGEAMAIGRTFKESFQKALRSLEIDRYGFGSDGNLKLDALVDAIPERQRNDIIEQNLRIPREQRVFYIKKALELQWSVEKIHELTSIDPWFLNQLKELVEAEREFVAQAKQGLQKDNILKMKQLGYSDRQLAFLLHKDELKALYDKGLDVQKDYSKRLNELEDSIRKFRFEHAIVPGYRLVDTCGGEFEAYTPYYYSSYDDEDEAKHTTKRKVMILGGGPNRIGQGIEFDYCCCHASFALREAGVESIMVNSNPETVSTDYDTSDRLYFEPLTLEDILHIYNNEKPDGVIVQFGGQTPLRLARRLEANSVKILGTSPDSIDRAEDRQRFAQVVNKLKLNQPENGIAFTREEAIEQATRIGYPVLVRPSYVLGGRAMSIIYDEKSLLEYIVSAVELSPEHPILIDKFLEDALEIDVDALCDGTDVYIGGIMEHIELAGIHSGDSACSLPPVSVQPAMMQTIIETTTALAKELNVIGLINIQFAIKNGILYVLEVNPRASRTVPFVSKATGVPLAKIAVWLMLGKKLRDFGLIHMKKIPYVNVKEAVLPFNKFPGVDTLLSPEMRSTGEVMGIAAHFGEAFYKAELGAGDRLPLSGSIFLSINQRSKEELLEEMRQLHKEGFKLIATEGTAAFLNEHGIPCERVFKVSEGRPNVVDIIKNKQVDLIINTPTGKRPKEDAYTIRQAAVRYRVPIITTLAAAKAAVQGIISMKKAGQFTVKPVQEYHLEVQ